The nucleotide sequence ACAGCCACGCCACCTGGGTCCTGCTCGCGCCGGTGATGGCGTTCCGGCATCTCGTCTGGCTGCCGCTGACCGGCGGGCTGTTCATCACCGCGCTCTACCTCTGCGGCGTCCTGCTGAAAGGGTCCGTCTGGGCGCTCGGCTACCGGATCCAGAACCGCGGCGACCACCGCTGGGTGTACCGGCCGCTGATGAGCCTGCTCTCGGCCACGGTGCTCTCCTGGTTGCTGGTGTACGCGGCCCTCTCGCTCCGCAGGAACGTCTGGTCCCGCGGATGAGGGCTCGGTGGCGACAGGTGGGCCGCGCGGCCGCGCAGGCCGGTGCGCTGCTGCTCGTCTGCGTGCTCTACGTCGTGGTCGTGACCCGCGGCCGTCCGTCGGACTGGGTCGACTGGAGCGGCCCGTGAGGACTATCCGACGTGGATCGCTCGTCCGTGCGGTGGCCGGTGGGGTACTCGCCCTCACCGGGCTGGCGGTGCTCGCGCTGCCCGCGATGACCTATCGATACGTCCGCACCGAGGTCCGGGTCGCCGACCGCTACCCGGCCCCGGCGCTGCCCCCGCTGACCGCCGTGGAGCGAGCCGAGTACGCCGCGGCCGCGGCGCGCCCTGGCCGCTCGTTCGTGGTGCTCGGTTACCACGACCTCGGTACGGCCCGGGAGCCGCTCGCGTCCGGCTCCGCGCCGCTCACGGTCCCGGTCGTCGCGCTCGCCGCGCAGCTCCGGATGCTCGCCGCCGGCGGCTACCGCTCGGTGACCGCCGAGGACGTCGCGGAGGCGCTGGCCGGACGTCGTCCGCTGCCCCGGCGGGCGGTGCTGCTGACGTTCGACGGTGGTCACGCCCGCACCTGGACGCACGCCGACGCAGTGCTGGCGCGCTACGGCTTCTCGGCCGTGGTGTTCGTCGATCCGGCGCGGGTCGGCGAGCGGCGGTTCCTCAACTGGGAGGAGCTCGCGGCTATGGTCCGCACCGGGCGCTGGTCGGTCGGCGTCGATACGCCGAGGGCCGCGGCGCCGGTCGCGATCGACGCCCGCGGTACCCGGGTGAGCGGATTGCTGGCCCGTCGCTGGCTGTCCGACGAGTCGCGCCGGGAGACGGCCGCCGAGTACCGGCGGCGGATCGGCCGCGCGCTGTCGGAGGCGCGGGCGGCGCTCACCGACCACGGGCTGCCGCGGCCCGCGCTGTTCTCCTACCCGTTCCAACCCGGATATCCGTTCGACCGGGCACCCGCCGGTATCGGCGACCTGGCGCCGGTCGTGAACCAGCACTTCGCCGGCGGGGTGCTCTCGACCAGCCCGGACCGCGGCGTGGACGCCTGGTGGACCGACCGCCGGCTGCTGCCGCGGTCGGTCGTGTACGGCGCGACCTCCGAGCGTCTGCTCAATGCGCGCCTCGCCGAGAGCGCGGCCGGGAGCGCGGCCGAATGAGGGCGGTGGTGGCGGTCGCTGCACTGGTGCTGCTCCTCGCTGCGGACGCTAGGGAGCTGGGCATTCGTCCGGCCGGGGCGGTGCGGCTGGTCGCCAACGAGTACGGGCACGGGATGAGCGGGGCGTCCTGGGTGGCCACCAGCGGTTCGCTGTTCACGTCCGGGGACGCGTTCTGGTCGGGGCGGCCGGACGTCCGGCGACCCGGGGCGTCGTCGGCTTTCGGAACGAACTCGGCCGTACTCCGCGTGGTCGGCCGGGAGCCGGTCGCGGCGAACGTCGTCGTCTCGCTGGACGTCCGTCCGGTCGCGCTGGTCAGCGGGGCGGGTCACCCCCGGCGGGCGTTCGACGGCGTGCACCTGCTCGTGCGGTACCGGTCGCCGTCGGAGACGTACGTCGTCTCGCTGATCCGCCGGGACGGCCAGGTGGTGGTGAAGAAGAAGGTGCCTGGTGGGCCCAGCTACGGCGGGACCTACGTGACGCTCGGCGCGCACCGGATGGGTTCCGGGTCGGGCGGCCGGGCGGCCGGGGGACCAGCGCGCTGGCGCCGTGCCGAGGTGAGCACGACCGACGTGCTGGGCGGCGTCCGGATCCGGCTGCGGATGGACGGAAAGACCCGGCTCGACGTCGTCGACCGCGGCCTCGGGG is from Cryptosporangium minutisporangium and encodes:
- a CDS encoding polysaccharide deacetylase family protein — its product is MRTIRRGSLVRAVAGGVLALTGLAVLALPAMTYRYVRTEVRVADRYPAPALPPLTAVERAEYAAAAARPGRSFVVLGYHDLGTAREPLASGSAPLTVPVVALAAQLRMLAAGGYRSVTAEDVAEALAGRRPLPRRAVLLTFDGGHARTWTHADAVLARYGFSAVVFVDPARVGERRFLNWEELAAMVRTGRWSVGVDTPRAAAPVAIDARGTRVSGLLARRWLSDESRRETAAEYRRRIGRALSEARAALTDHGLPRPALFSYPFQPGYPFDRAPAGIGDLAPVVNQHFAGGVLSTSPDRGVDAWWTDRRLLPRSVVYGATSERLLNARLAESAAGSAAE